Proteins found in one Kangiella sediminilitoris genomic segment:
- a CDS encoding sensor histidine kinase — MKRSLALLVILVGINLCSFIAMYYVYFPWMNKVDSQELEESILGDARFLNFRLSLLDYSYSPQTIAKAEHELNIKIKALTQQQLGMEPSYFERLKDNRYGIDMERPEGPSAYLLLNDNQTILTIGPYPKVDSDIQLRDWLFYIILLILFNAVAVLVVYRHINEALRGAIKAIGELDLGELKLKKIKSPLTNITQNTPKVVKHIQGLHKQHQQSLYNQRDLMHAVAHEFRGPMARLSFALDLFSQTKSKDRQQELTKDMDDALSELDDLVKEVLGYSRLKDGRFPLELEEFDLRKITEHVIDKVKTLYPEKNFILKSDPPDAITLYADCNLIDRVMINLIRNAARFSNSMVKVVLICFKDSIEIRVEDDGPGIPPGKRNRIFEPFTRLDFSRNRDSGGAGLGLAIAKGIITRHKGTIWAEDSRELGGAVLTIHMPLKQKDEQIDKTRS, encoded by the coding sequence ATGAAGCGTAGCCTAGCACTTCTAGTCATATTGGTAGGGATTAATCTGTGTAGTTTCATAGCTATGTACTACGTCTATTTTCCATGGATGAACAAAGTAGACAGCCAAGAGCTTGAAGAGTCTATACTTGGCGATGCCAGGTTCCTCAATTTTAGATTATCCCTTCTTGACTATAGTTATTCACCCCAGACCATTGCCAAGGCAGAACATGAACTTAACATCAAAATAAAAGCCCTTACTCAACAACAGCTGGGGATGGAACCTTCTTATTTCGAAAGGCTAAAGGACAACCGTTATGGTATCGACATGGAGCGGCCGGAAGGACCCTCTGCATATCTCCTATTAAATGATAATCAGACAATTTTGACCATTGGACCCTACCCCAAAGTAGACAGCGACATACAACTGAGAGACTGGCTGTTTTATATCATTCTTCTGATTCTTTTTAATGCTGTCGCCGTACTGGTTGTTTACCGACACATCAATGAAGCTTTAAGAGGAGCGATTAAAGCCATAGGGGAGCTTGATCTAGGTGAATTAAAACTGAAGAAAATTAAATCACCCCTGACTAATATCACGCAAAACACACCAAAAGTGGTTAAGCATATTCAAGGTTTGCACAAGCAACACCAGCAAAGTTTATATAATCAGCGCGACCTTATGCATGCTGTAGCACACGAGTTCAGGGGACCGATGGCAAGATTGAGTTTTGCCCTCGACCTATTCTCCCAAACTAAGTCAAAGGATCGACAGCAAGAGCTGACAAAGGACATGGATGATGCTTTGTCTGAGCTAGACGATTTAGTTAAAGAGGTACTGGGTTATTCCCGATTAAAAGATGGACGTTTCCCTTTAGAGTTGGAAGAGTTTGATTTACGCAAAATCACAGAACATGTGATTGATAAAGTCAAAACACTTTATCCTGAGAAGAATTTTATTCTGAAATCAGACCCACCGGATGCCATTACTTTGTACGCAGACTGCAACCTGATTGATCGAGTCATGATCAATCTTATAAGAAATGCAGCACGATTCTCTAATTCTATGGTTAAAGTTGTATTAATTTGTTTTAAAGACAGTATAGAAATTAGAGTTGAGGATGACGGTCCAGGAATCCCTCCGGGAAAACGTAACCGGATCTTTGAACCCTTCACGCGTTTGGACTTCAGCCGTAATCGTGACTCCGGGGGAGCTGGTCTAGGGCTTGCCATTGCCAAGGGAATAATCACTCGTCATAAAGGAACTATATGGGCTGAAGACAGCCGGGAACTGGGTGGCGCTGTATTAACTATCCATATGCCCCTAAAACAAAAAGATGAGCAGATTGATAAAACTCGTTCTTAA
- a CDS encoding MBL fold metallo-hydrolase has protein sequence MLRVASLGSGSKGNSTIIATKEATVMVDCGFTLKETTRRLERLGVPPTSLDAILVTHEHQDHISGVGPLSRKFNIPVWSTRGSLLSGKCGNLKSYSIIEGFESFDILDLSVTPLSVPHDAREPCQYLFKAHNKQLAVLTDLGSYTPELVEALKNSHGLLLECNHDEDMLWNGPYPRSLKQRVGGPLGHMSNRQAIELLKQVFSDNLQLLIASHISEQNNCPKLVRERVAESINWPQENIIIAEQNDGFEWFELS, from the coding sequence GTGTTAAGAGTAGCTTCGCTGGGCTCTGGAAGCAAAGGCAACTCAACAATTATTGCAACTAAGGAAGCCACAGTCATGGTAGACTGTGGCTTCACTTTGAAGGAAACCACCAGACGCCTTGAGCGGCTAGGTGTTCCTCCAACTTCACTTGATGCTATTTTGGTGACTCATGAGCATCAAGACCACATCAGTGGCGTGGGTCCATTGAGCCGAAAGTTTAATATCCCTGTATGGTCTACCCGTGGCAGCCTCCTATCAGGCAAGTGCGGTAACCTCAAGTCCTATTCAATAATAGAAGGTTTTGAAAGTTTTGATATTCTTGACCTGTCTGTTACACCCTTATCTGTCCCGCATGATGCCAGAGAACCTTGCCAGTACCTGTTTAAGGCCCATAATAAGCAGCTAGCGGTCCTGACAGATCTTGGTTCTTATACCCCGGAGCTTGTAGAAGCTTTAAAGAACAGCCACGGACTATTATTAGAGTGTAACCATGATGAAGATATGTTGTGGAACGGCCCCTATCCCAGATCTCTAAAACAAAGAGTTGGGGGGCCACTTGGACACATGAGTAACCGTCAGGCAATTGAGCTTTTAAAACAGGTGTTCAGTGATAATTTGCAACTATTGATCGCTAGTCATATAAGCGAGCAAAATAATTGTCCAAAACTCGTTCGAGAGAGAGTAGCCGAGTCCATTAATTGGCCACAGGAAAATATTATTATTGCCGAGCAAAATGATGGTTTTGAGTGGTTTGAATTAAGTTAA
- the bamC gene encoding outer membrane protein assembly factor BamC has translation MLNYHKKTKVISLSICAAVVLSACATSGDGSEDIDDSYISSQQGPELQLPPGTTEIEVRDGYRVPEGTVITRREAEGKAMSLEPPQLLLITGDGVWVDTERTEPTVWVRSDAQQLMTYIDRFMDSQKLSYNQSGQNTIRTDWITDSDGTDLAERLGSYYVEGQRHKFELAIVDQKSNEVALQANHLASQQYREGQWIDISTSQRVAKQFLNYFIGYYDSERTREARKRILQQAKVDFELGYDDQGALALVTEREFLAVWEQMTRVLTALNLSITDRDRSEKVYYFNVKEPDSGFWSIFFDDDEAAKVALEPGDYQVRLSELYAGGVSLTFYDAEGEKLDDSTITRIYPEFVAEFKRGKE, from the coding sequence ATGTTGAATTATCATAAAAAAACTAAAGTTATAAGTCTTTCAATCTGTGCCGCTGTAGTATTATCGGCATGCGCAACTTCCGGGGACGGCTCTGAGGATATTGACGACAGCTACATAAGTAGTCAGCAGGGGCCTGAACTACAACTTCCACCCGGAACCACTGAAATTGAAGTTAGAGATGGCTATCGTGTACCAGAAGGCACTGTTATTACAAGGCGTGAGGCCGAAGGGAAGGCGATGAGCCTTGAGCCACCACAGTTGCTTTTGATTACAGGTGATGGGGTTTGGGTAGACACAGAGCGGACTGAGCCAACGGTATGGGTGAGAAGTGACGCCCAGCAGTTGATGACCTATATCGATCGTTTTATGGATTCCCAGAAATTATCTTATAATCAGTCTGGGCAAAATACTATTAGAACTGACTGGATAACCGACTCAGATGGAACCGATCTGGCTGAGCGATTAGGGTCATACTACGTTGAAGGGCAACGCCATAAGTTTGAGCTAGCAATTGTAGATCAGAAATCAAACGAAGTAGCGCTCCAGGCCAATCACTTAGCAAGTCAGCAATATAGGGAAGGACAATGGATCGATATTAGTACTTCACAACGAGTGGCAAAACAGTTTTTAAACTACTTTATTGGGTATTATGATTCGGAGCGTACCCGCGAAGCACGCAAGCGTATCCTACAGCAGGCAAAAGTTGATTTTGAGCTGGGTTACGATGACCAGGGAGCTCTTGCGCTGGTTACAGAAAGAGAGTTTCTGGCTGTTTGGGAACAAATGACACGGGTCTTAACCGCGCTGAACTTATCCATTACTGACAGAGATCGCTCGGAAAAAGTTTACTACTTTAATGTTAAAGAGCCTGACTCTGGCTTCTGGTCAATCTTTTTTGATGATGACGAAGCTGCCAAGGTAGCACTTGAACCAGGTGACTATCAGGTTAGGTTGTCAGAGTTGTATGCAGGTGGAGTTAGCTTGACCTTTTATGACGCTGAAGGTGAAAAGCTTGACGATAGTACTATCACTAGAATCTACCCTGAGTTTGTAGCAGAGTTTAAGCGAGGCAAGGAATAG
- the dapA gene encoding 4-hydroxy-tetrahydrodipicolinate synthase, which yields MFSGSIVAIVTPMTDSGELDFDALRQLVDWHVEEGTSGIVVMGTTGESGTVTEEEYFKAIDVVVKQAAGRVEVIAGSGAMSTDKTIKLTNQVKQLGVDGALVVTPYYCKPSQKGLYEHFKAVATQCDLPIILYNVPGRTAVDLLPETAAKLAALDNIVGIKEATGDVSRVTELNRLTQTPISILSGDDATAYDFMKLGGHGVISVTANVAPGLMSKMCQLAHAENWKQAALINDKLSSLNEKLFVEANPIPVKWALYRMKKMGRGIRLPLTELDQSFHSQVEKALEQANVELS from the coding sequence ATGTTTTCAGGCAGTATAGTAGCGATTGTTACACCGATGACTGACTCAGGCGAGTTAGATTTTGATGCATTGCGTCAACTTGTTGACTGGCATGTAGAAGAAGGCACTTCGGGAATTGTGGTTATGGGCACAACTGGGGAGTCAGGCACGGTGACCGAAGAAGAGTACTTCAAAGCAATTGATGTTGTTGTTAAACAAGCAGCTGGAAGAGTTGAGGTCATTGCTGGAAGTGGCGCCATGAGTACCGATAAAACCATTAAGCTTACTAATCAAGTGAAACAGCTTGGAGTTGATGGTGCATTGGTTGTGACTCCATACTACTGTAAACCTAGCCAAAAGGGTTTATATGAACATTTTAAAGCAGTAGCCACCCAGTGCGACTTGCCAATTATTTTGTATAACGTTCCGGGGAGAACGGCTGTGGATCTACTTCCTGAGACAGCGGCTAAGCTAGCAGCACTGGATAATATTGTGGGGATAAAAGAAGCCACTGGCGATGTTAGTCGAGTTACGGAACTAAATCGCCTTACGCAAACTCCAATCAGCATATTAAGTGGTGATGACGCCACAGCATATGACTTTATGAAGCTTGGAGGGCATGGTGTTATTTCGGTTACCGCCAACGTTGCTCCGGGTTTGATGAGTAAAATGTGCCAGCTGGCTCATGCCGAAAATTGGAAACAGGCTGCTCTGATTAATGATAAACTCTCAAGCTTGAATGAAAAGCTGTTTGTTGAAGCTAACCCAATTCCAGTTAAGTGGGCGCTTTATCGTATGAAGAAAATGGGGCGTGGAATTAGACTGCCTTTGACAGAGCTGGATCAGAGTTTCCACTCACAAGTAGAAAAAGCATTGGAACAAGCGAATGTTGAATTATCATAA
- a CDS encoding peroxiredoxin has translation MSQPELNKKAPNFSLPATGEQDLSLSDFKDKNLVIYFYPKDNTPGCTTEGQNFRDLYQEFKSHDTEILGVSRDSVRVHENFKKKHEFPFDLLSDKEEEMCIAYDVIKLKKMYGKEYMGIERSTFLIDKQGKLRQEWRKVKVKGHADEVLEAVKSL, from the coding sequence TTGAGCCAACCAGAGCTGAATAAGAAAGCACCTAACTTCTCTCTCCCAGCGACTGGGGAACAAGACCTCTCTCTTAGTGATTTTAAAGACAAAAACCTCGTTATATATTTCTATCCCAAAGATAACACTCCCGGCTGTACTACTGAAGGTCAAAACTTCAGAGACCTGTACCAGGAGTTTAAAAGTCATGACACCGAAATATTGGGCGTATCAAGAGACAGTGTTCGAGTGCATGAGAACTTTAAGAAGAAACACGAGTTTCCTTTCGACTTGCTTAGCGATAAAGAAGAAGAGATGTGCATAGCCTACGATGTCATCAAACTAAAGAAAATGTATGGCAAAGAATACATGGGCATCGAGCGCAGTACCTTCCTTATTGATAAACAAGGAAAATTACGTCAGGAGTGGCGCAAAGTAAAAGTAAAAGGCCACGCAGACGAAGTACTGGAAGCTGTAAAGTCACTGTAG
- a CDS encoding PhoH family protein: MVKPNIDGKRLFVLDTNVLMHDPTALFRFEEHDILIPMVVLEELDAGKKGLSEVARNVRQVSRYLDDLLSIAEDDKDPMKEGIPIGLLPQIQDADKHGKIYFQTKDHIDRLPDSLPSSKADNTILNVALALQTKNKDKTVTIVSKDINLRIKANIVGVHSEDYYNDKVLDDVEQLHTGYFELPSDFWDTHSRDIDSWQEDGHTYYRIQGPLIREWFVNQCLFQPEDNFEAIVREIDDSDQDNPTAVIELLVDYRNDSHNIWGITARNREQSFALNVLMDPEIDFVTLQGPAGTGKTLLALAAALEQAIEMKRYKEVIVTRVTVSVGEDIGFLPGTEEEKMTPWMGALMDNLEVLSPSENDEWGVAATHDLLRKWIKVRSLNFMRGRTFLNKFIIIDEAQNLTSKQMKTLITRAGPGTKVVCMGNVGQIDTPYLTETTSGITFVVDRFKNWKHAGHITLKRGERSRLADYATELL, from the coding sequence ATGGTAAAACCTAACATCGATGGTAAACGCCTTTTTGTTCTTGATACTAACGTGCTGATGCACGATCCCACCGCCCTCTTCCGCTTTGAAGAACATGATATTTTAATTCCAATGGTCGTTCTCGAAGAGTTAGATGCAGGAAAGAAGGGCCTTTCGGAGGTGGCCCGAAATGTGCGGCAAGTCAGTCGTTATCTCGATGACCTGCTTTCAATCGCTGAGGATGATAAAGACCCAATGAAAGAAGGCATTCCAATAGGCCTGTTACCTCAGATTCAAGATGCCGATAAACACGGAAAAATCTACTTCCAAACCAAAGATCATATCGATAGACTCCCGGATTCGCTGCCCAGCAGCAAAGCAGACAACACCATCCTTAATGTAGCTTTAGCTCTACAGACAAAAAACAAAGACAAAACAGTTACCATTGTCTCAAAAGATATTAACCTTAGAATCAAAGCGAATATCGTAGGTGTTCATTCTGAAGACTATTACAACGATAAAGTACTGGATGATGTTGAACAGTTACATACTGGCTACTTCGAGCTGCCAAGTGACTTCTGGGATACCCATAGCCGAGATATCGACTCCTGGCAAGAAGATGGCCACACCTATTACCGAATACAGGGCCCCCTAATCAGAGAGTGGTTTGTCAACCAATGTCTATTTCAACCAGAAGACAATTTTGAAGCTATTGTGCGTGAAATTGATGATAGTGACCAAGATAATCCAACTGCTGTTATAGAGCTCCTCGTCGACTATCGAAATGACAGTCATAATATTTGGGGCATTACAGCAAGAAACCGTGAACAAAGTTTTGCTTTAAATGTTCTTATGGATCCGGAAATTGACTTTGTCACCCTACAGGGTCCAGCCGGTACCGGTAAGACCCTGCTGGCTCTAGCTGCAGCACTAGAACAAGCCATAGAAATGAAACGCTACAAAGAGGTTATTGTTACTCGTGTTACCGTTTCGGTTGGCGAAGATATTGGCTTCCTCCCGGGTACTGAGGAGGAAAAGATGACGCCATGGATGGGAGCCCTGATGGATAATCTAGAAGTATTATCCCCCAGTGAGAATGATGAATGGGGAGTAGCTGCGACACACGATTTATTACGTAAATGGATTAAAGTCAGATCATTGAACTTTATGCGAGGGCGTACTTTCCTTAATAAGTTTATTATTATTGATGAAGCTCAAAACCTCACTTCAAAGCAGATGAAAACCTTAATTACCCGAGCCGGGCCAGGAACTAAAGTAGTATGTATGGGTAATGTAGGACAAATAGACACACCTTACCTGACCGAAACGACCTCAGGGATAACGTTTGTAGTTGACCGTTTTAAAAACTGGAAACATGCAGGCCATATCACATTAAAACGTGGTGAGCGCTCTCGTCTCGCTGATTACGCAACCGAACTTCTTTAA
- a CDS encoding AI-2E family transporter, protein MNSIFTRWFQRNFSSPATIVLTMLIVVGFFIILTVGDILAPILWALVIAYLLEWGVSALQRKGLGRLSSVLIMFTSFIGLSIVIFLGLVPLIWKQGSKLVAELPNIMLKLKEQVLELPTKYPNFVSTDQVDGFITSLNSELGGFGEAILSASFSSLVSVASLLVYIVLVPLLVFFFLKDRQKIFGWCSQWLPQERHLAERVWVEVNRQIGNYIRGKVVEIIIVGIVSYITFVLMGLNYALLLGVSVGLSVLIPYVGAALVTIPVALIAFFQWGLTQDFYILMIAYFIIQVLDGNVLVPLIFSEAVNLHPVAIIGAILLFGGLWGFWGVFFAIPLAVLVNATLDAVKEHKAEQEEAQGVSEAECEAE, encoded by the coding sequence ATGAACTCTATCTTTACACGCTGGTTTCAGCGCAACTTTTCAAGCCCGGCCACTATCGTGTTGACAATGTTAATTGTCGTTGGCTTCTTCATTATTCTCACGGTAGGCGATATATTAGCCCCAATTCTTTGGGCGCTTGTAATCGCATATTTACTGGAGTGGGGCGTATCAGCGCTGCAAAGAAAGGGGCTGGGGCGATTAAGTTCAGTTCTTATTATGTTTACCAGCTTTATTGGTCTTTCAATTGTGATCTTTCTTGGACTGGTTCCTTTGATATGGAAGCAGGGATCTAAACTGGTTGCAGAGCTGCCGAATATAATGCTCAAGCTCAAAGAGCAAGTACTTGAGCTTCCTACCAAATACCCGAATTTTGTTTCCACTGATCAAGTAGATGGCTTTATTACCAGTTTGAATTCTGAGCTTGGTGGATTTGGTGAAGCAATACTAAGTGCATCATTTAGCTCTCTAGTTAGTGTTGCCAGTCTTTTAGTGTATATCGTTCTAGTTCCTCTCCTTGTGTTCTTCTTTCTTAAAGATCGTCAGAAAATCTTTGGCTGGTGTAGCCAATGGCTACCGCAGGAGCGTCACTTGGCTGAGAGGGTATGGGTGGAAGTTAACCGGCAAATAGGTAACTATATTCGTGGCAAGGTAGTAGAGATCATTATTGTTGGTATCGTTTCTTACATTACCTTTGTACTTATGGGGCTCAACTATGCCTTATTGCTCGGTGTAAGCGTTGGTTTGTCAGTATTAATACCTTATGTTGGTGCAGCTCTGGTAACGATTCCTGTGGCACTTATAGCATTTTTCCAGTGGGGACTAACTCAGGATTTTTATATCTTGATGATTGCTTACTTCATCATACAAGTTTTGGACGGGAATGTTCTAGTTCCTCTGATATTTTCAGAAGCAGTTAACTTACACCCTGTAGCAATTATTGGTGCAATTTTACTCTTTGGAGGACTCTGGGGTTTCTGGGGAGTATTCTTCGCAATACCGCTCGCAGTATTGGTCAATGCTACTCTGGATGCTGTTAAAGAGCACAAAGCAGAACAGGAAGAAGCCCAGGGTGTGTCTGAGGCGGAATGCGAGGCTGAGTGA
- a CDS encoding M48 family metalloprotease, whose protein sequence is MSNKLLLSKTKKAFLTLALSLSGIAHSVAATHNLDLPKIGEAAGSTLSVAEEQQIGDQIMRQIRGSQYLMKDPIVTDYIQQLGYRLVAANPDALERQFQFFVIQDNSINAFALPGGYIGIHSGLITASQSESELASVVGHEVAHVTQRHLARRLEAQSELSLPSILGVIASVLVATQDPEAGMAGVAATQAAGQQSIINHTRDNEKEADRIGITMLSSAGFDVRAAADFFETLQQASRYQFKPPEILLTHPLSRNRIAAARERAELYPKVNYQDSTDYHLVKSRIASKFLVNDREKFRQLSKKFNDKKLSGLGERYLYAELLKNKGNLSTAINILSKLYEEHEGNQLLLFSLAEAHLANKSGDKMLPLLETQLAKHPNSTKLILATSRIYLNTEHVEKAEKLLLRYVDVNRFNPVYLKLLAEVQAKAGHTPEMYETTGQYLLLLGDLRTARRHFELALHANSKDPYAQTRIQARLEEVKQRIRAKIEGETRR, encoded by the coding sequence ATGAGTAACAAATTATTGCTCTCAAAAACTAAAAAGGCTTTTTTGACGCTTGCCTTAAGCTTGTCAGGCATCGCTCATTCTGTAGCTGCAACACACAATTTAGACCTACCTAAAATAGGTGAGGCAGCTGGTTCGACTTTATCTGTTGCAGAAGAACAGCAGATAGGCGATCAGATTATGCGGCAAATCCGTGGTAGCCAGTACCTGATGAAGGATCCAATTGTAACGGACTATATTCAGCAGCTTGGGTATCGTTTAGTAGCCGCAAACCCTGATGCTTTAGAGAGACAATTTCAATTTTTTGTTATTCAGGATAATTCCATCAATGCTTTCGCCCTACCGGGTGGGTACATCGGTATACATTCTGGGTTAATCACAGCTTCTCAAAGCGAAAGCGAACTGGCTTCAGTTGTCGGTCATGAGGTAGCTCACGTTACTCAACGCCACTTAGCCCGTCGATTGGAAGCTCAAAGCGAACTTTCTCTTCCATCAATCCTTGGGGTAATTGCCTCAGTGTTAGTAGCAACCCAGGATCCTGAAGCTGGTATGGCCGGTGTTGCAGCTACACAGGCAGCGGGTCAGCAGAGTATCATCAACCACACACGCGACAATGAAAAAGAAGCAGATCGTATTGGCATTACCATGCTATCGAGTGCAGGGTTTGACGTTAGAGCAGCAGCTGACTTTTTTGAAACTCTTCAGCAGGCCAGCAGATATCAATTTAAACCACCAGAGATATTACTGACTCACCCTTTATCCAGAAACCGTATTGCAGCTGCCAGAGAAAGAGCTGAGCTGTATCCCAAAGTCAACTATCAAGACTCCACTGATTACCACCTGGTAAAGTCCAGAATAGCTAGTAAGTTTTTGGTGAACGACCGTGAAAAATTCAGACAACTTTCCAAAAAATTCAACGATAAGAAACTTTCCGGACTAGGTGAACGCTATTTGTATGCCGAACTACTTAAGAACAAAGGTAATCTGTCTACGGCAATTAACATTCTAAGCAAACTTTATGAGGAACATGAAGGGAATCAATTACTACTATTTAGCTTGGCAGAGGCACATCTAGCGAATAAAAGTGGAGATAAAATGCTCCCGTTGCTAGAAACTCAATTGGCAAAACACCCAAATTCAACCAAGTTGATTTTAGCAACCTCTCGAATCTACTTAAATACTGAGCATGTAGAGAAAGCAGAAAAATTATTATTGCGTTATGTTGATGTAAACCGATTTAACCCTGTTTACCTAAAGCTTTTGGCGGAAGTACAGGCAAAGGCAGGACATACGCCTGAAATGTATGAAACCACAGGGCAGTATTTACTATTATTGGGTGATCTACGCACTGCCCGTCGTCACTTTGAATTGGCGTTACACGCCAACTCAAAGGATCCCTACGCTCAAACTCGTATTCAGGCACGTCTTGAAGAAGTTAAACAGAGAATCCGTGCAAAAATAGAGGGTGAAACCAGACGCTAA
- a CDS encoding TlpA family protein disulfide reductase — MKKRLYGLLVVFALVLMGCSEQNSFHLLSGKKMSMDDYKGQWLVINFWAEWCPPCLEEIPELGLLADENPDIAVLGVSYDKLDNSELKTLVDKLDIRYPIVATSPMPYLPVTKPQSLPGTYLVSPSGQTMGPILGKVDREKILEIIKKVEGNPAFKG; from the coding sequence ATGAAAAAACGTTTATATGGCCTATTGGTAGTGTTTGCGCTGGTATTAATGGGCTGCTCTGAGCAAAACTCCTTTCATTTATTATCTGGCAAAAAAATGTCAATGGACGATTACAAGGGGCAATGGCTAGTTATTAACTTTTGGGCAGAGTGGTGCCCACCATGCCTTGAAGAGATTCCTGAGCTTGGATTACTGGCAGATGAAAATCCAGACATTGCTGTTTTGGGAGTGAGTTACGATAAGCTTGATAATTCAGAGCTGAAAACACTGGTTGATAAGCTTGATATTCGTTATCCGATTGTTGCAACAAGCCCAATGCCATACCTTCCGGTAACAAAGCCACAAAGTCTTCCCGGGACCTATTTAGTGAGCCCCAGTGGACAAACGATGGGGCCGATTCTTGGTAAGGTGGATCGCGAAAAAATATTAGAGATCATCAAGAAAGTTGAAGGAAACCCGGCGTTTAAAGGTTAG
- a CDS encoding YihY family inner membrane protein gives MLEKRIKWLKAFSKFVFSEFAKKNAGSMAAELTLNNMLALVPLMTVAVSLMAIFPAFDNLNLQVQDLIFKNLLPETGLAVQEHLNEYVAKSKNLSAVGFAFLIVTSLMLMRAIDRAINTIWETRNRRRGIQKWLSYWAMLTMAPILIAASLAASSYFAALPLVSKISGVLTFGLPFILIVLAFTALYMVTPFSHVKFRLAVLSATVTAILFELAKYGFAIFVTKFSTYEVIYGAITAIPLFFLWVFLSWLILLFGAVICFALHRFEMQSEKTEHEFISILKILQFFAMAQASESSVTIAQLKSKFSYLHGQTLRHLVEQLLSLNYLAKLENDQYCLKLNASDLTIGRVYRQGPWRLPNNNQILDAEEESSFTKYVESANEAVSEELDVSIVRDHSKDSNQ, from the coding sequence ATGTTAGAAAAAAGGATTAAATGGCTAAAAGCCTTCTCCAAATTTGTTTTTAGTGAGTTTGCAAAAAAAAATGCTGGCTCAATGGCGGCTGAATTAACGCTCAACAACATGCTGGCACTTGTACCTCTGATGACGGTTGCCGTCAGCCTGATGGCGATATTTCCTGCATTTGATAATCTGAACCTTCAGGTTCAGGACCTCATATTTAAGAATTTGTTGCCTGAAACCGGGTTGGCGGTTCAGGAACACCTTAATGAGTATGTAGCCAAGTCAAAAAATTTATCAGCAGTCGGTTTCGCTTTTCTTATTGTTACTTCGTTAATGCTGATGCGAGCGATTGACCGAGCTATTAACACTATCTGGGAAACTCGTAATCGACGACGTGGTATTCAGAAGTGGCTGTCTTACTGGGCTATGCTAACTATGGCACCTATCTTAATTGCAGCAAGTTTGGCTGCCTCTTCCTATTTTGCTGCGTTGCCATTGGTCAGTAAAATAAGTGGGGTTCTAACTTTTGGACTGCCTTTTATATTAATAGTACTGGCTTTCACTGCTCTATATATGGTGACTCCATTCAGCCATGTAAAATTCCGGCTTGCAGTTTTATCAGCGACTGTCACCGCTATCCTGTTTGAATTAGCTAAGTATGGTTTCGCTATTTTTGTTACCAAATTTTCTACTTATGAAGTAATTTATGGCGCAATTACTGCGATTCCACTGTTTTTCCTTTGGGTATTTTTATCTTGGTTGATTCTATTGTTTGGCGCGGTTATCTGTTTCGCCTTACATCGCTTTGAAATGCAGAGTGAAAAAACTGAGCATGAGTTTATATCTATTCTTAAAATTTTACAGTTTTTTGCGATGGCTCAGGCTAGTGAGTCCAGTGTGACGATTGCTCAATTGAAGAGTAAGTTTTCTTACCTCCATGGCCAAACATTACGTCATTTGGTCGAGCAGTTATTAAGTCTGAATTACTTAGCCAAACTTGAAAATGACCAGTACTGTTTAAAGCTTAATGCTAGCGATCTAACTATTGGAAGGGTTTATCGCCAAGGTCCCTGGAGACTACCCAACAACAACCAAATCCTTGATGCAGAGGAAGAATCCAGTTTTACTAAATACGTTGAGTCGGCTAATGAAGCCGTTAGTGAGGAGTTAGATGTTTCAATTGTTAGGGACCACAGCAAAGACAGTAACCAATGA
- the arsC gene encoding arsenate reductase (glutaredoxin) (This arsenate reductase requires both glutathione and glutaredoxin to convert arsenate to arsenite, after which the efflux transporter formed by ArsA and ArsB can extrude the arsenite from the cell, providing resistance.) → MSDFNILHNPRCSKSRQTLALLEENGIQPTVIEYLKTPPSEKELSGIIKNLGVSARDILRTKEAEYKEAGLDNKELTDEQVINLMVQYPKVIERPIVFNETVAAVGRPPENVLDIIK, encoded by the coding sequence ATGAGTGATTTTAACATCTTACATAACCCTCGTTGCTCAAAATCTCGACAAACACTTGCTTTATTAGAAGAGAATGGCATTCAACCTACGGTCATTGAGTATCTTAAAACACCACCGTCCGAAAAAGAACTTTCGGGTATCATTAAGAATTTAGGTGTCAGCGCACGTGATATATTACGTACCAAAGAAGCTGAGTATAAGGAAGCAGGCCTGGATAACAAGGAGCTAACAGATGAGCAAGTTATTAACCTGATGGTGCAATACCCAAAAGTCATTGAGCGCCCAATTGTATTTAACGAGACTGTAGCTGCCGTTGGGCGTCCTCCTGAAAACGTTCTCGATATTATTAAATAG